In one window of Aphidius gifuensis isolate YNYX2018 linkage group LG4, ASM1490517v1, whole genome shotgun sequence DNA:
- the LOC122854004 gene encoding protein disulfide-isomerase-like — translation MKSKLDNKLGEMSRKRILSKCYNERKECLNNCGLKWINKENNVDKNMINVSELFTWLLEQVDHWKVMESLNDIQAKIKSHDVTIIGFFYDENSSGAKIFKEVANNYKEYLCGLSKNDHDFDEFIDGIKNSAEQFRGKMMFVIFDVDNDDEMNFLSSSLGIERDQLPSIIFDGIFGEERLLHKPENPFVTVENITKFIEQFYDDGIIKLILEQDLPQDWNEQMVKIVAGDNFSKVVLDTSKHVLVLFYQPDRHLELEMIMNELADEFRNYDDIGFAKLNLQANNLEVATSPTDADISLYKKETNEAIEEYLQGKTNGNFETLGTNRFY, via the exons atgaaatcaaaattagataataaactTGGTGAAATGAGtagaaaaagaatattatcaaAGTGTTATAATGAAAGAAAAGagtgtttaaataattgtggCTTAAAATGGATTAACAAGGAAAATAATGTAgacaaaaatatgataaatgttAGTGAGCTTTTTACATGGTTGCTGGAACAAGTAGATCATTGGAAAGTTATGGAGTCATTAAATGATATTCAggcaaaaattaaatcacaTGATGTTAcaattattggttttttttatgatgaaaattcaAGTGGTGCAAAGATCTTCAAAGAGGtagcaaataattataaagaatATCTTTGTGGTTTG AGTAAAAATGATCatgattttgatgaatttattgatggaataaaaaattcagctgAACAGTTTAGAGGCAAAATGATGTTTGTTAtatttgatgttgataatgatgatgaaatgaattttttatcaagctCACTTGGCATAGAAAGAGACCAATTACcttcaattatatttgatgGTATTTTTGGTGAGGAGAGACTATTGCACAAACCAGAAAATCCATTTGTTactgttgaaaatattacGAAATTCATTGAACAGTTTTATGATgatggaataataaaattaattttagaacAAGATTTGCCACAGGATTGGAATGAACAAATGGTTAAAATTGTTGCAggtgataatttttctaaagttGTACTTGACACAAGTAAACATgtgcttgttttattttatcaacctGATAGACATCTTGAACTTGAAATGATTATGAATGAg cttGCTGATGAGTTTAGAAATTATGATGATATTGGCTTTGCTAAATTAAATCTCCAGGCAAATAATCTTGAAGTTGCAACATCACCAACTGATGCTGATATTTCGTTGtacaaaaaagaaacaaacgag GCGATCGAGGAATATCTGCAGGGAAAAACTAATGGAAATTTTGAAACGCTTGGCACAAATAGAttttactaa
- the LOC122855376 gene encoding phosphatidylcholine:ceramide cholinephosphotransferase 2-like isoform X3 yields MERIPTIFGGDPMVLDHKPTNLHSDYGSFDRALPHNREGNDRDIEAAVDGSTSGMAQTSDIYQRQPLLPGAPINKTKERWGSGVGSGGGGVGTSSDYYDDDDDNNNDNNKMDNDNHSRQCIQNGSGIVKIDIPVPLREEPRFPKEKWKTFLACLFMAFNFILTTTSLAMLHERVPDRAVYGPLPDIVLDNVEAQDWALSVSEVLIVVSSNAAMIFIIFHKHRFIIMRRIFILMGLLYMMRSITFYVTVMPMSSKTYFCSPKLNHTTPLIIAKRVIQLISGFGLAINGKHTYCGDFIFSGHTTILVLCYLIIKEYSPKRCKPIHWLAGITAFVGVVMVLISHGHYTIDVIIAYWVTTRLWFIYHTMANNPILKLHGPNNFLARLWWFPLFKYFEKNVGGVVPRQYEWPLPWPRKFLAKHPNRDS; encoded by the exons atggaaCGAATACCAACTATATTTGGTGGTGATCC GATGGTATTGGATCACAAGCCTACGAATCTTCACAGTGATTACGGGAGTTTCGATCGTGCATTGCCACACAACAGAGAGGGTAACGATAGAGATATTGAGGCAGCAGTTGATGGAAGTACAAGTGGTATGGCACAAACAAGTGATATATATCAAAGACAACCATTATTACCTGGTGCacctattaataaaacaaaagaaagaTGGGGTAGTGGAGTTGGtagtggtggaggtggtgttGGCACAAGCAgtgattattatgatgatgatgatgataataataatgataataataaaatggatAATGATAATCATTCACGTCAATGTATACAAAATGGTAGTGgaattgttaaaattgatataccaGTACCACTCAGAGAAGAGCCAAGATTTCCAAAAGAAAAATGGAAAACATTTCTTG caTGTTTGTTTAtggcatttaattttattttaacaacaacatcattagCAATGTTACACGAAAGAGTACCGGATCGTGCAGTTTATGGTCCATTGCCAGATATTGTTCTTGACAATGTTGAGGCACAAGATTGGGCACTGAGTGTGTCTGaagttttaattgttgtatcatcaaatgcagcaatgatatttattatatttcacaaGCATAG ATTTATTATAATGAGAAGAATATTTATACTCATGGGATTACTTTATATGATGAGAAGTATAACATTTTATGTTACTGTTATGCCAATGTCAAGtaaaacatatttttgtagtccaaaattaaatcatacaACTCCACTTATTATTGCTAAAAGAGTGATACAATTAATATCTGGTTTTGGTCTTGCAATTAATGGTAAACATACATATTGTGGTGATTTTATATTCAGTGGACACACGACAATACTTGTTTTATGTTATCTTATCATCAAAGAAT ATTCACCGAAAAGATGTAAACCGATACATTGGCTGGCAGGTATTACAGCATTTGTCGGTGTTGTTATGGTTCTTATTTCACATGGTCATTATACGATTGATGTTATCATTGCTTATTGGGTAACAACAAGACtttggtttatttatcataCAATGGCTAATAATCCTATTTTAaag ttGCATGGACCAAACAATTTTTTGGCACGACTTTGGTGGTTTCcactatttaaatattttgaaaaaaatgttggTGGAGTTGTGCCACGACAGTATGAATGGCCTTTACCCTGGCCTCGAAAATTTCTTGCCAAGCATCCAAATCGTGACAGTTAG
- the LOC122855376 gene encoding phosphatidylcholine:ceramide cholinephosphotransferase 2-like isoform X1 produces MTTATSGYMMKLQLLVIETEYCWRKALLRMVLDHKPTNLHSDYGSFDRALPHNREGNDRDIEAAVDGSTSGMAQTSDIYQRQPLLPGAPINKTKERWGSGVGSGGGGVGTSSDYYDDDDDNNNDNNKMDNDNHSRQCIQNGSGIVKIDIPVPLREEPRFPKEKWKTFLACLFMAFNFILTTTSLAMLHERVPDRAVYGPLPDIVLDNVEAQDWALSVSEVLIVVSSNAAMIFIIFHKHRFIIMRRIFILMGLLYMMRSITFYVTVMPMSSKTYFCSPKLNHTTPLIIAKRVIQLISGFGLAINGKHTYCGDFIFSGHTTILVLCYLIIKEYSPKRCKPIHWLAGITAFVGVVMVLISHGHYTIDVIIAYWVTTRLWFIYHTMANNPILKLHGPNNFLARLWWFPLFKYFEKNVGGVVPRQYEWPLPWPRKFLAKHPNRDS; encoded by the exons ATGACTACAGCAACATCCGGCTACATGATGAAATTACAATTACTTGTAATTGAAACAGAATATTGCTGGAGAAAAGCACTCTTGAG GATGGTATTGGATCACAAGCCTACGAATCTTCACAGTGATTACGGGAGTTTCGATCGTGCATTGCCACACAACAGAGAGGGTAACGATAGAGATATTGAGGCAGCAGTTGATGGAAGTACAAGTGGTATGGCACAAACAAGTGATATATATCAAAGACAACCATTATTACCTGGTGCacctattaataaaacaaaagaaagaTGGGGTAGTGGAGTTGGtagtggtggaggtggtgttGGCACAAGCAgtgattattatgatgatgatgatgataataataatgataataataaaatggatAATGATAATCATTCACGTCAATGTATACAAAATGGTAGTGgaattgttaaaattgatataccaGTACCACTCAGAGAAGAGCCAAGATTTCCAAAAGAAAAATGGAAAACATTTCTTG caTGTTTGTTTAtggcatttaattttattttaacaacaacatcattagCAATGTTACACGAAAGAGTACCGGATCGTGCAGTTTATGGTCCATTGCCAGATATTGTTCTTGACAATGTTGAGGCACAAGATTGGGCACTGAGTGTGTCTGaagttttaattgttgtatcatcaaatgcagcaatgatatttattatatttcacaaGCATAG ATTTATTATAATGAGAAGAATATTTATACTCATGGGATTACTTTATATGATGAGAAGTATAACATTTTATGTTACTGTTATGCCAATGTCAAGtaaaacatatttttgtagtccaaaattaaatcatacaACTCCACTTATTATTGCTAAAAGAGTGATACAATTAATATCTGGTTTTGGTCTTGCAATTAATGGTAAACATACATATTGTGGTGATTTTATATTCAGTGGACACACGACAATACTTGTTTTATGTTATCTTATCATCAAAGAAT ATTCACCGAAAAGATGTAAACCGATACATTGGCTGGCAGGTATTACAGCATTTGTCGGTGTTGTTATGGTTCTTATTTCACATGGTCATTATACGATTGATGTTATCATTGCTTATTGGGTAACAACAAGACtttggtttatttatcataCAATGGCTAATAATCCTATTTTAaag ttGCATGGACCAAACAATTTTTTGGCACGACTTTGGTGGTTTCcactatttaaatattttgaaaaaaatgttggTGGAGTTGTGCCACGACAGTATGAATGGCCTTTACCCTGGCCTCGAAAATTTCTTGCCAAGCATCCAAATCGTGACAGTTAG
- the LOC122855376 gene encoding phosphatidylcholine:ceramide cholinephosphotransferase 2-like isoform X2: MYKLLRLHTKVELPTALTRMVLDHKPTNLHSDYGSFDRALPHNREGNDRDIEAAVDGSTSGMAQTSDIYQRQPLLPGAPINKTKERWGSGVGSGGGGVGTSSDYYDDDDDNNNDNNKMDNDNHSRQCIQNGSGIVKIDIPVPLREEPRFPKEKWKTFLACLFMAFNFILTTTSLAMLHERVPDRAVYGPLPDIVLDNVEAQDWALSVSEVLIVVSSNAAMIFIIFHKHRFIIMRRIFILMGLLYMMRSITFYVTVMPMSSKTYFCSPKLNHTTPLIIAKRVIQLISGFGLAINGKHTYCGDFIFSGHTTILVLCYLIIKEYSPKRCKPIHWLAGITAFVGVVMVLISHGHYTIDVIIAYWVTTRLWFIYHTMANNPILKLHGPNNFLARLWWFPLFKYFEKNVGGVVPRQYEWPLPWPRKFLAKHPNRDS; encoded by the exons atGTATAAGTTATTAAGGCTACATACCAAAGTCGAATTACCTACTGCATTAACAAG GATGGTATTGGATCACAAGCCTACGAATCTTCACAGTGATTACGGGAGTTTCGATCGTGCATTGCCACACAACAGAGAGGGTAACGATAGAGATATTGAGGCAGCAGTTGATGGAAGTACAAGTGGTATGGCACAAACAAGTGATATATATCAAAGACAACCATTATTACCTGGTGCacctattaataaaacaaaagaaagaTGGGGTAGTGGAGTTGGtagtggtggaggtggtgttGGCACAAGCAgtgattattatgatgatgatgatgataataataatgataataataaaatggatAATGATAATCATTCACGTCAATGTATACAAAATGGTAGTGgaattgttaaaattgatataccaGTACCACTCAGAGAAGAGCCAAGATTTCCAAAAGAAAAATGGAAAACATTTCTTG caTGTTTGTTTAtggcatttaattttattttaacaacaacatcattagCAATGTTACACGAAAGAGTACCGGATCGTGCAGTTTATGGTCCATTGCCAGATATTGTTCTTGACAATGTTGAGGCACAAGATTGGGCACTGAGTGTGTCTGaagttttaattgttgtatcatcaaatgcagcaatgatatttattatatttcacaaGCATAG ATTTATTATAATGAGAAGAATATTTATACTCATGGGATTACTTTATATGATGAGAAGTATAACATTTTATGTTACTGTTATGCCAATGTCAAGtaaaacatatttttgtagtccaaaattaaatcatacaACTCCACTTATTATTGCTAAAAGAGTGATACAATTAATATCTGGTTTTGGTCTTGCAATTAATGGTAAACATACATATTGTGGTGATTTTATATTCAGTGGACACACGACAATACTTGTTTTATGTTATCTTATCATCAAAGAAT ATTCACCGAAAAGATGTAAACCGATACATTGGCTGGCAGGTATTACAGCATTTGTCGGTGTTGTTATGGTTCTTATTTCACATGGTCATTATACGATTGATGTTATCATTGCTTATTGGGTAACAACAAGACtttggtttatttatcataCAATGGCTAATAATCCTATTTTAaag ttGCATGGACCAAACAATTTTTTGGCACGACTTTGGTGGTTTCcactatttaaatattttgaaaaaaatgttggTGGAGTTGTGCCACGACAGTATGAATGGCCTTTACCCTGGCCTCGAAAATTTCTTGCCAAGCATCCAAATCGTGACAGTTAG
- the LOC122855376 gene encoding phosphatidylcholine:ceramide cholinephosphotransferase 2-like isoform X4, which yields MVLDHKPTNLHSDYGSFDRALPHNREGNDRDIEAAVDGSTSGMAQTSDIYQRQPLLPGAPINKTKERWGSGVGSGGGGVGTSSDYYDDDDDNNNDNNKMDNDNHSRQCIQNGSGIVKIDIPVPLREEPRFPKEKWKTFLACLFMAFNFILTTTSLAMLHERVPDRAVYGPLPDIVLDNVEAQDWALSVSEVLIVVSSNAAMIFIIFHKHRFIIMRRIFILMGLLYMMRSITFYVTVMPMSSKTYFCSPKLNHTTPLIIAKRVIQLISGFGLAINGKHTYCGDFIFSGHTTILVLCYLIIKEYSPKRCKPIHWLAGITAFVGVVMVLISHGHYTIDVIIAYWVTTRLWFIYHTMANNPILKLHGPNNFLARLWWFPLFKYFEKNVGGVVPRQYEWPLPWPRKFLAKHPNRDS from the exons ATGGTATTGGATCACAAGCCTACGAATCTTCACAGTGATTACGGGAGTTTCGATCGTGCATTGCCACACAACAGAGAGGGTAACGATAGAGATATTGAGGCAGCAGTTGATGGAAGTACAAGTGGTATGGCACAAACAAGTGATATATATCAAAGACAACCATTATTACCTGGTGCacctattaataaaacaaaagaaagaTGGGGTAGTGGAGTTGGtagtggtggaggtggtgttGGCACAAGCAgtgattattatgatgatgatgatgataataataatgataataataaaatggatAATGATAATCATTCACGTCAATGTATACAAAATGGTAGTGgaattgttaaaattgatataccaGTACCACTCAGAGAAGAGCCAAGATTTCCAAAAGAAAAATGGAAAACATTTCTTG caTGTTTGTTTAtggcatttaattttattttaacaacaacatcattagCAATGTTACACGAAAGAGTACCGGATCGTGCAGTTTATGGTCCATTGCCAGATATTGTTCTTGACAATGTTGAGGCACAAGATTGGGCACTGAGTGTGTCTGaagttttaattgttgtatcatcaaatgcagcaatgatatttattatatttcacaaGCATAG ATTTATTATAATGAGAAGAATATTTATACTCATGGGATTACTTTATATGATGAGAAGTATAACATTTTATGTTACTGTTATGCCAATGTCAAGtaaaacatatttttgtagtccaaaattaaatcatacaACTCCACTTATTATTGCTAAAAGAGTGATACAATTAATATCTGGTTTTGGTCTTGCAATTAATGGTAAACATACATATTGTGGTGATTTTATATTCAGTGGACACACGACAATACTTGTTTTATGTTATCTTATCATCAAAGAAT ATTCACCGAAAAGATGTAAACCGATACATTGGCTGGCAGGTATTACAGCATTTGTCGGTGTTGTTATGGTTCTTATTTCACATGGTCATTATACGATTGATGTTATCATTGCTTATTGGGTAACAACAAGACtttggtttatttatcataCAATGGCTAATAATCCTATTTTAaag ttGCATGGACCAAACAATTTTTTGGCACGACTTTGGTGGTTTCcactatttaaatattttgaaaaaaatgttggTGGAGTTGTGCCACGACAGTATGAATGGCCTTTACCCTGGCCTCGAAAATTTCTTGCCAAGCATCCAAATCGTGACAGTTAG